Proteins from one Catenuloplanes atrovinosus genomic window:
- a CDS encoding glycerophosphodiester phosphodiesterase, giving the protein MTTRPSVIAHRGYSAIAPENTMAALVAGLRAGADQLEVDVHTSADGVPVVIHDYTLERTTDGTGRVADHPVAALTALDAGGWHSAAHRGEPVPTLARVLDLIAAHPGVGLLLEVKPSATRAQTATMIDEIVARDLAGRVLLQSFDEAVLRDARDLAPAGLRLGLLREALDDDPVAAARDLGCVAYNPGVDALLAAPSRAVAALDAGLLVMVWTTDDEREWRALADLGVTGIITNRPAELRAWLSATG; this is encoded by the coding sequence GTGACGACCCGGCCCTCGGTCATCGCCCACCGCGGCTACTCGGCGATCGCGCCGGAGAACACGATGGCCGCGCTGGTGGCCGGCCTCCGTGCCGGGGCGGACCAGCTGGAGGTGGACGTCCACACCAGCGCGGACGGCGTACCCGTGGTGATCCACGACTACACGCTGGAGCGCACCACGGACGGCACCGGGCGCGTCGCCGACCACCCGGTCGCGGCGCTGACCGCGCTGGACGCGGGTGGCTGGCATTCGGCCGCGCACCGCGGCGAACCGGTGCCGACGCTCGCGCGGGTCCTCGACCTGATCGCCGCGCACCCGGGCGTCGGCCTGCTGCTCGAGGTGAAGCCGTCGGCCACCCGCGCGCAGACGGCCACCATGATCGATGAGATCGTCGCGCGCGACCTGGCCGGCCGGGTGCTGCTGCAGAGCTTCGACGAGGCGGTGCTCCGCGACGCACGCGACCTGGCCCCGGCCGGGCTCCGGCTCGGCCTGCTGCGCGAGGCGCTGGACGACGATCCGGTCGCGGCGGCGCGGGACCTCGGCTGCGTCGCGTACAACCCGGGCGTGGACGCGCTGCTGGCGGCGCCGTCCCGGGCGGTGGCGGCGCTCGATGCGGGCCTGCTCGTGATGGTCTGGACCACGGACGACGAGCGGGAGTGGCGCGCGCTCGCCGACCTCGGCGTCACCGGCATCATCACCAACCGGCCCGCCGAGCTGCGCGCCTGGCTGTCCGCCACGGGCTGA
- a CDS encoding NADP-dependent oxidoreductase, whose translation MTDHTMRALVATGYGEPERLTIADLPVPRPGPGQIQVRTTVATINPPDLHAISGGFGDALRLEFPYVPGTEFAGTVTEAGPGVTAYRVGDEVFGSALPRPFAPILAAVPRPSLSTGALAEYLVCEADTHLIGLRPAGVPAEQAAALAIAGSTAQALLDVTALKPGESVLVIGATGAVGTTVLPLLAAAGARIIATAAREAGATLLRRLGAHEIIGHDPAGYPSGVDAVFNLALSAARLPDAARALRPGGRLVSIIYPEPTAEQAGRDDVDLHFVWDVAGVHGGMPRVAEAASAGELTAVIAGRYPLADGVRAVVDYARTHPLGKIVVTFPAPGTEATA comes from the coding sequence ATGACCGATCACACGATGCGGGCGCTCGTCGCCACCGGCTACGGCGAGCCGGAGCGGCTCACCATCGCCGACCTTCCCGTCCCGCGGCCCGGACCGGGGCAGATCCAGGTGCGGACCACCGTCGCGACGATCAACCCACCCGATCTGCACGCGATCTCGGGCGGGTTCGGGGACGCGCTGCGGCTGGAGTTCCCGTACGTTCCCGGCACCGAGTTCGCCGGCACGGTCACCGAGGCCGGGCCGGGCGTGACCGCGTACCGGGTCGGTGACGAGGTGTTCGGCTCCGCGCTGCCCCGGCCGTTCGCACCGATCCTCGCCGCGGTTCCGCGCCCGTCGTTGAGCACCGGCGCGCTCGCCGAGTACCTGGTCTGCGAGGCGGACACGCACCTGATCGGGCTCCGCCCGGCCGGCGTGCCCGCGGAGCAGGCGGCGGCGCTGGCGATCGCCGGGTCGACCGCGCAGGCGCTGCTGGACGTCACCGCGCTCAAGCCCGGCGAGTCCGTGCTGGTCATCGGCGCGACCGGCGCGGTCGGCACCACCGTGCTGCCGCTGCTGGCCGCCGCGGGCGCCCGGATCATCGCGACCGCGGCCCGGGAGGCCGGTGCGACGCTGCTCCGGCGGCTCGGCGCGCACGAGATCATCGGGCATGATCCGGCCGGGTATCCGTCCGGCGTCGACGCGGTGTTCAACCTGGCGCTGTCCGCCGCCAGGCTGCCGGACGCGGCCCGGGCGCTGCGCCCCGGCGGCCGGCTGGTGTCGATCATCTATCCGGAGCCGACCGCGGAGCAGGCCGGCCGCGACGACGTGGACCTGCACTTCGTGTGGGACGTGGCGGGCGTGCACGGCGGCATGCCCCGGGTCGCGGAGGCGGCCTCGGCCGGCGAACTGACGGCCGTGATCGCGGGCCGGTACCCGCTGGCCGACGGCGTGCGGGCGGTCGTCGACTACGCCCGCACACATCCGCTCGGCAAGATCGTCGTCACGTTCCCGGCGCCGGGAACAGAGGCCACGGCATGA
- a CDS encoding AraC family transcriptional regulator, translating into MDVVTDVLEVSGVRGSLGARMEAGGDWAVAVDEAGAALHAVTAGGAWLIRPGHPPVQLAAGDVVLVAARVPHTLAGSPDARGDGCDRAATARAQRTGEAIRVGTEPGDVRIVTIQYDCDHTVRTQLLFALPDLVHVRAGSGAECDDTVRMLGRELAHPRIATTAVLNSLVDIMLIQLLRAWLPTRAAAHRGTWFGMLGDPVVRSALEHIHADPARDWTTGTLAAATAVSRATLGRRFPAAIGQSPGTYLTQWRMDLAAARLHATDQSVESIAAAVGYHSVPAFSRAFTRAHGTPPGRYRAAARA; encoded by the coding sequence ATGGACGTGGTGACGGACGTACTCGAGGTGTCCGGTGTCCGCGGCTCCCTCGGCGCGCGGATGGAGGCGGGCGGGGACTGGGCGGTCGCGGTCGACGAGGCGGGCGCCGCGCTGCACGCGGTCACCGCCGGCGGCGCGTGGCTGATCCGTCCCGGGCACCCGCCGGTGCAACTGGCCGCGGGCGACGTCGTGCTGGTCGCCGCGCGGGTCCCGCACACGCTGGCCGGCTCGCCGGACGCCCGCGGCGACGGCTGCGACCGGGCCGCGACCGCGCGTGCCCAGCGGACCGGCGAGGCGATCCGGGTCGGCACCGAGCCGGGCGACGTCCGGATCGTCACGATCCAGTACGACTGCGACCACACGGTACGGACCCAGCTTCTCTTCGCGCTCCCCGACCTCGTGCACGTCCGCGCCGGCTCCGGGGCGGAGTGCGACGACACCGTCCGCATGCTCGGCCGCGAACTGGCGCACCCCCGGATCGCCACCACCGCGGTCCTGAACAGCCTGGTCGACATCATGCTGATCCAGTTGCTGCGTGCCTGGCTGCCCACGCGGGCGGCGGCGCACCGCGGCACCTGGTTCGGCATGCTCGGCGACCCGGTGGTGCGCAGCGCGCTGGAGCACATCCACGCCGACCCGGCCCGGGACTGGACCACCGGGACGCTCGCCGCCGCGACCGCGGTCTCCCGGGCCACGCTCGGCCGGCGCTTCCCGGCCGCGATCGGGCAGAGCCCCGGCACGTACCTCACGCAGTGGCGGATGGATCTCGCCGCCGCCCGCCTGCACGCCACCGACCAGTCGGTCGAGTCGATCGCGGCGGCCGTCGGATACCACTCGGTGCCCGCGTTCAGCCGCGCGTTCACCCGGGCGCACGGCACGCCGCCGGGCCGCTACCGCGCGGCCGCCCGCGCCTGA
- a CDS encoding enoyl-CoA hydratase/isomerase family protein translates to MSESSVAGTLRVTRDRGVVTVVIDNPPVNVLSLPMMGELGTLFAALREDDTARVVVFESADPEYFIAHVDMTLADDPEVVADPTAGAPAGLNVFQALGEALRTLPQVSIVKLAGLARGGGAEFVAAADLTFAAIGPAGLGQMEVLGGIVPGGGGTQYLLHRTGRNRALEIVLGADLFDAETAERYGWINRALPADRLDAFVDRLARNIAALPDGSIAAIKHALPPQDLSTGMLREHEAWSTQFTRPAAERLLRAALAAGAQTRDGERNLEDLLRAIDPA, encoded by the coding sequence ATGAGCGAGTCATCGGTCGCGGGCACGCTGCGGGTGACGCGGGACCGCGGGGTCGTCACGGTCGTCATCGACAATCCACCGGTCAACGTGCTCAGCCTGCCGATGATGGGCGAGTTGGGGACGCTGTTCGCCGCGCTGCGCGAGGACGACACCGCCCGCGTCGTGGTCTTCGAGAGCGCCGACCCGGAGTACTTCATCGCGCACGTCGACATGACGCTCGCGGACGACCCGGAGGTGGTGGCCGACCCGACCGCCGGCGCGCCGGCGGGGCTCAACGTGTTCCAGGCACTCGGCGAGGCGCTGCGCACGCTGCCGCAGGTGTCGATCGTCAAGCTGGCCGGGCTCGCCCGGGGCGGCGGCGCCGAGTTCGTCGCCGCGGCCGACCTGACGTTCGCCGCGATCGGCCCGGCCGGGCTCGGCCAGATGGAGGTGCTGGGCGGCATCGTCCCCGGTGGCGGCGGCACGCAATATCTGCTGCACCGGACCGGCCGCAACCGGGCACTGGAGATCGTCCTCGGCGCGGACCTCTTCGATGCCGAGACCGCCGAGCGGTACGGATGGATCAACCGCGCCCTGCCCGCCGACCGGCTCGACGCGTTCGTCGACCGGCTCGCCCGCAACATCGCCGCACTGCCGGACGGCTCGATCGCCGCGATCAAGCACGCCCTCCCACCCCAGGACCTGTCCACCGGCATGCTGCGCGAACACGAGGCGTGGTCCACCCAGTTCACCCGCCCCGCCGCGGAGCGCCTGCTGCGCGCCGCCCTGGCCGCCGGCGCCCAAACCCGTGACGGCGAGCGCAACCTGGAGGACCTGCTGCGCGCCATCGATCCGGCATGA
- a CDS encoding NAD-dependent malic enzyme, with protein MSPTRLPSAGFSITIRVSVIADASAIGRLTTCVGEAGAIVTALDVVDSDPSRVTVDLTCDTADSTHADQVVKALEELDGVEVRKVSDRTFLLHLGGKIEVTSKVALRNRDELSRAYTPGVARVCLAIAENPEDARRLTIKRNTVAVVTDGSAVLGLGNIGPAAALPVMEGKAALFKRFGGVDAWPVVLDTQDTDEIVNIVKAIAPGYGGINLEDIAAPRCFEIEARLRELLDIPVFHDDQHGTAICVLAALTNALRVVGKNLADVRVVVSGAGAAGTAIMKLLLRQGVGDIIAYDRPGALHRGLADLNPTWQWLAENTNKSGYVGDLRGAIRGADVFIGVSAPNLLTGDDIATMANDSIVFALANPDPEVDPRAAREHAAIVATGRSDQPNQINNVLAFPGVFRGMLDAHAENFTEEMALAAARAIADVVGHDKINPTVIVPSVFDTRVAPAVAAAVRRAAADSTAPSADFGGVDAGEDTSFGAPEQ; from the coding sequence TTGTCCCCGACCCGCCTGCCGAGCGCAGGGTTCTCGATCACCATCCGGGTTAGCGTCATCGCCGACGCCTCCGCGATCGGCCGGCTGACCACGTGCGTCGGCGAGGCCGGCGCGATCGTCACCGCGCTCGACGTGGTCGACTCCGACCCCTCGCGCGTCACCGTCGACCTCACCTGCGACACCGCCGACTCCACCCACGCGGACCAGGTCGTCAAGGCCCTGGAGGAGCTGGACGGCGTCGAGGTCCGGAAGGTCTCCGACCGCACGTTCCTGCTGCACCTGGGCGGCAAGATCGAGGTCACGTCCAAGGTCGCGCTGCGCAACCGTGACGAGCTGTCCCGGGCGTACACGCCGGGTGTCGCCCGGGTCTGCCTCGCGATCGCGGAGAACCCCGAGGACGCCCGGCGTCTCACCATCAAGCGCAACACGGTCGCGGTCGTCACCGACGGCTCCGCGGTCCTCGGCCTGGGGAACATCGGCCCGGCCGCCGCGCTGCCGGTGATGGAGGGCAAGGCCGCGCTGTTCAAGCGGTTCGGCGGCGTCGACGCGTGGCCGGTCGTGCTGGACACCCAGGACACCGACGAGATCGTCAACATCGTCAAGGCGATCGCGCCCGGCTACGGCGGCATCAACCTCGAGGACATCGCGGCGCCGCGGTGTTTCGAGATCGAGGCGCGGCTGCGTGAGCTGCTAGACATCCCGGTCTTCCACGACGACCAGCACGGCACCGCGATCTGCGTGCTGGCCGCGCTGACCAACGCGCTGCGCGTGGTCGGCAAGAACCTGGCGGACGTGCGGGTGGTCGTCTCGGGCGCGGGCGCCGCCGGCACCGCCATCATGAAGCTGCTGCTCCGGCAGGGCGTGGGCGACATCATCGCGTACGACCGGCCCGGCGCGCTGCACCGCGGCCTGGCCGACCTGAACCCGACCTGGCAGTGGCTCGCCGAGAACACCAACAAGTCCGGATATGTCGGAGATCTGCGCGGAGCGATCCGCGGCGCCGACGTGTTCATCGGCGTGTCCGCGCCCAACCTGCTCACCGGCGACGACATCGCCACCATGGCGAACGACTCGATCGTGTTCGCGCTGGCCAACCCGGACCCTGAGGTCGACCCGCGGGCGGCCCGCGAGCACGCGGCCATCGTCGCCACCGGCCGCAGCGACCAGCCCAACCAGATCAACAACGTGCTGGCGTTCCCCGGCGTCTTCCGCGGCATGCTCGACGCCCACGCGGAGAACTTCACCGAGGAGATGGCGCTCGCCGCCGCCCGCGCCATCGCCGACGTCGTCGGCCACGACAAGATTAACCCAACGGTCATCGTGCCGAGCGTCTTCGACACCCGCGTCGCCCCCGCGGTCGCCGCCGCCGTCCGACGCGCCGCCGCCGACTCGACCGCCCCCAGCGCCGACTTCGGCGGCGTCGACGCCGGCGAGGACACCAGCTTCGGCGCACCGGAGCAGTGA